One Alnus glutinosa chromosome 13, dhAlnGlut1.1, whole genome shotgun sequence genomic window, ACGGAATCAGCTATCACCCATGATTTGTGAGGGTtataatgcaattttttaaacatatttgtACAACATGATATTAATGAGGCATGCATTCCAGACTACAAGTAAAAGTAACGGATGAACAAAGATATACAGAACGGCTTTTTGTCAAATTAAAGAATACTGAATTTGTATCGTAGCATTAATGTTCTTTCACTGCAAACAGACAAGTAATATGGAGTTGTGTATGATCATTTCTTAATATACTTCAATGCCAAATACAGGAATAGGTGAAAGGAAAGCAGAAATATACACAACTTAGAGATTATTAATGCCCTGAAGAGACTGAAAGAGCCAAACAGCGGTCTTCAGAGGAACTTGAAATCTCAATGACGACAATCATTTGAGAGGGAAATCTGATACTGAAGACAACATAAGAGTATCTTACTTTATTCAACTGAGGAAAAACGAAAGCATTTAAAGTGGCTCCCACGGCAAGAGACGCAACTGCAGCAGCTGAGAGGAACTGGGGCAAGCTTGGGTCAATAATCCCAGAGGCAGCATCGCCCGTGGCCAACACAGCCAGAAGTGGAAAGAGGATGGAGGGTTTAAGTAACGATGAGCTTCCTTCTTTTTGTGGGGCTCTTAACAATAGTGATTCCCGGCCATCTTTGTGGTTGGTCAGGCACATGGGCTCTCCAGGGTAGAAATTGGGGGCCTTTGGACTGAATTTGAAAGGACCTACCTCTCTATAAACGTTTGATGGAGCTGCTACAGCAATGGAAACCCTTTCTCCTTGTTGTGCTGGGAGATCAACTGTTTCAGTGGCAAATCTGTGTGTGCGTGCCATACCAGAAGGAGTCTCTACCTGAAATTTGGAAGGGTAAAGGAATTATTAAACGAGGCATGGAGCTGAGAGTACACTAACAAGGAAGTGGCAGCTAAGGGTGTCATTGATGGGTATACTAACttttcagaaaaatatgtaATGAGATAGAGACGGGCTCAGATGTTATTTTATCAGAACAAACTTTCCTTTTGGCTTAGCCTCTTGCAACTTGCAAACAACAGATAGGCATGCAATAGAAAGTATCTGATGAGTCATGCTTGTAAGAGCATACTGGAAATAAGGCACGTATAACCTACCAATACACAAAAGGGAAAGAATCTGCAGTTAAACATTCTAAATCAAGAATCTATACCACAATAGAGTGAACAGCAGAAGGAGTTCTCTGCTTCATTATTTGCAGTAATCTTAGCCCTCTTTTCCATGCTGGAACATCCATGCTGCGTTCGGCAGGAGGAGATCCTTAGAAGAAGTGAATATCCCAGGATCAACATCATACACAAATATATTCTGTGATCAATAGATAATTAAAATCTGCTAATATATCTAGTACTTCAATTTTATATTCCAAGAGTTATATGGTTTACAAGCCAATATGGATAGGCTGGAAAAGAAAAGTTATTGTCCTCACAAATAAATGGAAGCAAGCTGAAAAATTTCACTGGTTACTGCCATTGCTAATCCATGAAATACCAGACCAATTGTGTAAATTTGTGATAGATAAATGGAAACTGTAATAATCACTAACAAAAGCAATAATAGCAATAGAATACTAAACAAACAGCATAAAATTTGCAATAAATGAACAAACCAGATGGAACCAACCTGATTTCTTCCGACTCAATACTAACTATGTCACCAGAAATAAGTTCGTACTGGTAGCAGCACTTTGCACAAGATACAATCTGCATAGAAGTACTCTAAACTCATTAACAAGTATCATTCATTATCAACTCTAGCATTTTGGGTGCACCACATCTGTGGCATGAGTAGCATTAGTTTCTACAAACTAATCATAGGTATTCCCCACAAAGTTAGTAATAGACCAGATCATTACCAGAGCTTTTCTGTCTATACCTGAATGCCATGTTGGGGTTGTGCAACAGTAACAGCTATCATACAACTTGGACATCTCACGACCTTTCCAAAAGGGACCTGCTAAACATCCATAAAATTGCAAACATTGTAAAGTCAATAACATTACAGTAACTGAGATGTCCCATTTCCAGACTACAAACAGGGAAGGTCATATTTTGGAGCTGAACTTATCAAAATGGATATACCCAGAACCCAGTAGAATACAAAACATACTGCAGAGAGATGGGCACAGCCAGCAATTAGAATTAGATAAGGTACCTAGGGAAAAAATTCACTAGTTTTTTGTGGCAAGGTAGactgccgagagagagagagagaagagaagagaaaaatatacaagcaataggaaacaaaaaaagaaaagaaaagaaagtaagtAAAATTGGCTTCATACCTCCTCCCCAGGAGATACTCCCACTTGGCAAATGTCTTCAATTATCCTAAGAGCGTCAGAAACCCTCAATGATGCTGCAAGACCCTGAACTAATGATGTGTAAACATGTACGTCTGGCCTGGTCCACCTCCATCTCTCAAGAGAAGGTCTATTTTCACTAGCACCTGCCCGTGTATAAGTTATCAGCAACATAAATGCATATAAATCATGCAAAAAAAGTTTTAAGATATGTCAGAGCAGGAAATCTTAAAATGAAATTTGGCACTGGAATTTCTTATAGCAACCTGAATTCACCACATATACTACTATAATCCAATAACATCACTTAGACTAGCTCCAAGTCAacatattttagttttattcaAAAGATAATCCAAGGCTGATAAAAACTGCAAAGATGAACATAATGGATAAATCCAACAACCTCCTACAACCCCCATCCTTTCTGTGATCCGAAAAGGAATCTTGGAGTTGGGGTACCAGATTATTAAAGATAAGGTTGAAGTCCCATCAGTCATGGAGCTGAAGCAATTAGAAACGTTAAGAAGATCTTCCGAAGATAAACAGCACCAACAGAGTTTGAGTTTGAATAAACAGAGGAGACCCAAGCCAAGACATAACTCCTGAGAGTAGAATGAGTAGAATTCTATTTGGTTGTATATGGTGTAAAGTTGTACAAAATGAATTGAtgtaaaacactaaaataaaaatagacaGCAATCTCACGAATCCAATTAACTGGTTGAGGCTTCTCATCAAAAACATTGTGTGATTTCGTTTACAGAACGAAATCTCAATTATTCACCATGTCATCTCATTTATCAAAACTCATACGAAAACAATAACAGCAAATCTGTGCTTCCCAATTACTTTGGCCATCCTCTTGTCCATGCAACTCCATTGAATATACTTTATTCAACTCTTCAAATCCAAGAACGTCCCAAACATCGAAATCAATCATATACATCACAAGTTCTAAGCACTTACTGTAATTCAACAATTCAAAGAAACAGCCAAAAGGGTATACCTCTATACAACAAGCTGTAACAATAAACCTCGTACTTACCACCTTGGTCGAAGCTCGCGCGCATGGCATAGAAAACCGACAAGGCCAACCCCGCATTGTTGCGCTGAAGCGCGGCCGTTATGATCAAGCAACAGTCATCAACTCCCACAACACCTCCACTGGTCCCAGACTTGTCAGCAATCATCTCCAACGCTTCATTGGCGTCCTTAGCAGCGGAGACTTTACCAAGCAACTCCTCGTCCAACAGGCGCGCTACCACCGAGTTCCCAGCCACCCCACTTTCGCTCTCGCTCAAAGAAGCTCTGGCCTTGAGGGTCTTGGAGAAGTTGGCAAGAGTCGACGAACTGTTGGTGAATAGTAAGAGAGgtaagagagaagaagaactgTTGTTGTTGGCAACGGTTTCGGCGAGCCTGGGGAGGGGAGGGTGAGAGAGGCGAGAGAGCCACGGGGAGCCCAAGTTGAGTGTCATTTTTGTGGGGATTTTTGGTTGAgcaaaagaggaagaagcttgGAGGgaatttgtttgtgtttttctgGTTTTCTTTTGGCGGATGAAGATGAGGAACGAGAGGTTGTCAGAGGACGATTGGAGGGGACGAGATGGGGTGTGAGAGATTGCGTGCATGCTGGTGTACGGGATGGAAATATAGGGAAAAAATAGAATGTGGAGGTGCGGGGAATCGAACCCCGTGCCTCTCGCATGCGAAGCGAGCGCTCTACCATATGAGCTACACCCCCGATGTTATAAAAGCCACTAAAGGAATTAATTAACAAGCCTTAATTAAATAGACTGAACATATTGCTTTAATTGCATAGAAATTCCAAATACTATACTCTCAATTCATTTGACTGATATCGCAGTCATTGATTTGCACTGTCATATCGATATAATAGGATAAGAGTGTAATATGTTGCATTGCGAGCTCTTCATTGTAAGACTATTTAGTAAGAAGTAATGCGATATGTCAATATAAACCaactttagattttattttttaaaaaaaaaaaaaagaaatgaatgatTATTGGTAATCCCAACTCCTTTTTGTTGTTCGATATTGTGAATTCCCTTTAGAGATAAGTGGGACTACAGctacaaaaaaatttggaattaaatcgtccagaaattgcaaaaaacctTATGGAAAGAAGTCAAGACGGTTCAGAAAAATGGGTTGCTAATCCGGGTTACGGATGGTTTGGtccacaattattattattattattattattttctgtcTCGATTTATTTTCGTCAATGGTGTTTTTGGGTCGACGACAGAAATAGCGTCGTCACGCTGTTCACAATCCAGCAACAGGTTACCACCATCCACAATCCAGCTGTTCAGCCGCACCAAACTTCCATCGAAGCTAGACGACTTCCTCTGTTTCTCTTCCACTCTGAGAGAAACTAAGAGAGACAAGTCGCAGCCCATATCTCCTCCCTCATTGCACAACCTAACAACCACAGCCATGGCTAAACACCCCTTTTCACCAATCAACCAAAACATATAGTACCtcaaacaatcaaaacaaacaaaaggtgTACCTCAATCAATCGATAATGAATTTCAAATCTCCATAACCCAAATCAAATAACCgttgaaattataaaaacaacccaaaaacacCGAAACCCACCCCAATTACCAACCCGTTAGCTCCAACCCAAAACGACCCAGAGCAGGTTTCGGCCGAAAACCCACGCACACTGGAGTGGGTTTGATAGATTTGGCACTCCATTTCCAGCACTCTCTCCTGCCATTCCGTCGCCTGTCTTCAGTCGTCGGtcggagagagaagaagaagaatgggaCTTGCACGCCCTACCTCTTGGGAATTCTTTGGCCCAGTTTGTGAATAAAGTAAAGAGAAATTGTGTGATTGTAGGGTGTTATGAGTTGTAGATAAATTTGAAAGAGACGGTTGAGATGTGAACTTTATTTTGTGGTGCAGATCGATGACATGGAATATGGATGAGtgtttctataaaaaaaaaaggaatatggATGAGTGGTATTTTCGAGGAGGCGTTTACAATTTGATTTTATTACTCTtctttttaaaaaccaaattgCAGACGATTTAAATGAAACCGTCtttaaatttacagacggtttcattTAAACCGTCTAAAATAATTTCCAGACagttttaaataaaatcgtctgtaaatttatagacggtttcatTAAAACCTTAtggaaatttacattttcagACGATTCATCTAAACCGTTTGTCAATTTATAGACGATTTTATTGAAACtgttgtaatttatttttttatagacggtttttaaaaaactgtctgtaaaaatttaattctagacgatttttaattgtttattttttaatttttaattgtttagtttTTGGAAATGTTTTTAAATTCTCGTCCTTGgtaatgttttctttattttttaattttttaattgtttagttttttaatttttttccctaagCAAATAGGAAAAGGTtacaatgaataaaaaaataaataaaaaaaatgggctcccaacaacaaatccaaaataaaaatttaatgtaaaaaacaaaaataaataataagaaatagtccaaaaaaagagaaaaagaaaagaaaagaaaaaagattcgGTCCTCTAGATCTTG contains:
- the LOC133854029 gene encoding uncharacterized protein LOC133854029 isoform X1; the encoded protein is MTLNLGSPWLSRLSHPPLPRLAETVANNNSSSSLLPLLLFTNSSSTLANFSKTLKARASLSESESGVAGNSVVARLLDEELLGKVSAAKDANEALEMIADKSGTSGGVVGVDDCCLIITAALQRNNAGLALSVFYAMRASFDQGGASENRPSLERWRWTRPDVHVYTSLVQGLAASLRVSDALRIIEDICQVGVSPGEEQVPFGKVVRCPSCMIAVTVAQPQHGIQIVSCAKCCYQYELISGDIVSIESEEISMDVPAWKRGLRLLQIMKQRTPSAVHSIVVETPSGMARTHRFATETVDLPAQQGERVSIAVAAPSNVYREVGPFKFSPKAPNFYPGEPMCLTNHKDGRESLLLRAPQKEGSSSLLKPSILFPLLAVLATGDAASGIIDPSLPQFLSAAAVASLAVGATLNAFVFPQLNKLPQRSVDIIAIKQQLLSQYDMLQSRIKELKDAAEKEVWMLARMCQLENKIFAVGEPSYRARRSRVKRVREGLENSLRGRIELIDSYARISSMIEIEVELDSDVLAAEAASNVERIAEQIEQIMELENLEERWRIRAEANDEAERLLSSQSITTELI
- the LOC133854029 gene encoding uncharacterized protein LOC133854029 isoform X2, producing MTLNLGSPWLSRLSHPPLPRLAETVANNNSSSSLLPLLLFTNSSSTLANFSKTLKARASLSESESGVAGNSVVARLLDEELLGKVSAAKDANEALEMIADKSGTSGGVVGVDDCCLIITAALQRNNAGLALSVFYAMRASFDQGGASENRPSLERWRWTRPDVHVYTSLVQGLAASLRVSDALRIIEDICQVGVSPGEEVPFGKVVRCPSCMIAVTVAQPQHGIQIVSCAKCCYQYELISGDIVSIESEEISMDVPAWKRGLRLLQIMKQRTPSAVHSIVVETPSGMARTHRFATETVDLPAQQGERVSIAVAAPSNVYREVGPFKFSPKAPNFYPGEPMCLTNHKDGRESLLLRAPQKEGSSSLLKPSILFPLLAVLATGDAASGIIDPSLPQFLSAAAVASLAVGATLNAFVFPQLNKLPQRSVDIIAIKQQLLSQYDMLQSRIKELKDAAEKEVWMLARMCQLENKIFAVGEPSYRARRSRVKRVREGLENSLRGRIELIDSYARISSMIEIEVELDSDVLAAEAASNVERIAEQIEQIMELENLEERWRIRAEANDEAERLLSSQSITTELI